From the Drosophila simulans strain w501 chromosome 2L, Prin_Dsim_3.1, whole genome shotgun sequence genome, the window CATAGGTGTTTTACcattatttctatatttctcCATACATGAAATATTCTAAGCGTCATTAGTTTTGCCAGTGTAATCGAAGCTAGTTTCGTTCTTGTTCGACGTGTGAAATGACCAACATCAAAGCCAcacaaactaaacaaaattatACGGCGTTGGGCAACCCATATATGCACCTACACAGATGCATGTTCAACCAATTGAAGATTGCACTAGAGAGAGGTACTGAAGTACAGAGCTGGGCATTGAGGCATACCATTGCATTGCCCAAAGGTGTTCTAATGGCTGGCCAAACGAGCGATTGAACAATGCCTGGAAGTGCCTTTCGGCCTCAGATACAGCCACTCAGATATCGAATGCAGTTACAGATACTAATTAGACAGGTTGCCAAAGATCTAGATAGGTGCGTGACTTCGAAACAAAACTGAGTCTGTAATTGAGAGGAGATCTTGGATCTGCCAACCACTAAAAATGCCCGCTTTGTACTTTGATTACCTCATTTCCCACGCAGTCTGACATGCTCATCGGTCGTTAAGTATGTTTGAAAAACCACCAACTTCCCAAGTACTCCACATTCACCGCATAAGCATTTTGGTCCCACCTCATCTGGTAATCGTGCTCTTTGGTTACACCCATCGAAATCTGAGTCTCGACCCTAAAGCAAGGTTCTTTGCGGCACTCCGTCAATTGCTGTTATGACCTTTCTGTCGATTGCTTACCTGGCTTGCCTAGCATTTTCCACCATTCAACTGACCTTAGCCAAATCTTAAAAGCCGCCAGCGAAACGCTTAATAacctggccaacaaaaatgagaaaaagatTTTGCACACCTGAGAGGAGTTGAAGAGGCGAGAGTTGAGTGCCGCCGGCCTGCAGCTCATTAATCGGCCAACGAACGGGAGAGCAGATGTTGATGTACTCAGAAAAATATTACTCAATTGTAAAAGACATATAAGAAGTGCTTACACTGAAAACAATCAGAATCGCAATTCAAATATTCAATACTACTGAAAAGtacataaaaacttatgccTAAAACTTATATAATACACAATAGACTCAATTGATCACATTTAAAGCTCAATTATACTGTCAATATTAAGAGGGGGTTACAACTTGAGTTACATTTTCCTCTGTGCCACAGACTCCGCCTCTTCAGCTTCCCGACAAGAAGCCGCAACACTTGAGGCAACATGGAATCTGGACAACTTGGTTACTTGCAACTTGGCAGCAGGCAGGCCGAGGCAGTCAGGCagcaacgaaaacaaaagtgaaaaggtCACTAGCACCAGTTGGCCAGCAGTTGGAGCAAGAGGAGCACGATCCCGTCTGGAGTTGTCTGAACCAAAACCAAGAGATATacttgtatatatgtatatgtatatataaatatatatgtacagaCAAAACACTTCAGCACTCGACACTCAGCCAACTGTGGCCGCCAAGCTCAAGCGCCTTTTGATCATCGCACTCGTAATGCCAACCCAGGGGAAAAGGGTAAAAATTGGTAGTAACACGAGTGCATAACACCGAGTGATGTCTTAAGTAAGGCAACCCTTTTAGGGATACCCTTAAAACCAATCAAAAAGAGATATACAAAATATCTATTCATATTGGAATCTTTAACCACATAAATGTcttaacaaaaatttaaaagattttttatGCAATCTTTTCACTGAAAAcctaaactaaataaatgttgcgaaactGTGTATATTGTACATAAAATAAGGAATGCTGTGTGGTAGTTACCATTTTATTTGACATTTTCCTGTGTATCCAATTTCCAGCATTGGCCCATTCCCATATATAATAACCGCTCCCAGGGCATCTATTCTTCGTGTCAGTCAGATCCACCAGCTTATTTCCAACTATTATTGCCGTGGTTTTGCTTGTTTCGCTTGCTCTTCGTTTTTCCGGCTAACGAGTTTTCCGCTGGCTTTTGTGTATCTGCAACTTTATGTGAACTTACTGCTGCAGAAGCAGCCACTTGCCGGCGATCTCTTGCCCAATGCAATTcgcatttcaatttttctaAACTATTGGCCAATACATTTGGGGCTTCTCGGTTCGTATGCTCATCGTATGTACGACCATACCGATTATTTATCACCGCAAAGAGCTTGGGAAAATCCAAATGAAATTGCAGCATCTGCTTCTTGATTGCATGCGGCTTTTCATCAGTGGAATTAATGAAGCTTAATTGAAGCAACAGATTGAAGATCAGCAATCTCTCGGGTTGGTTGACAACTTTCCACTAACGGTGGAAATGCCGAAATGCATATTGCCTGGCACTTTCATTTTCATCTGCAATTCGATTGCCTTTCGCAAATCCCCGTTTTCCAGGAGAGAGGAGCAGAGCCCTAATCTACGGAAGACTCTTGAAAATCAGTTAGACATTTGCAATTACCCGCGGGTTATGCAATAATGGTAgatacactgggagaaattgCAGAGTAGCCTAATTAAATCCTGGAAAGTAAAATACTAAATTATTTCATCAATCGTTTATAACTTAAACattctaaataatatttacaaaagatATCAAATgtatgcttttatttattagattagatttttatttattcaatgattttattgttaaaatttcTTTTCCTGTGTAGCTTTTAGCAATTGACATTTGGAGGGGCTATTTGAAAGGTGAGCTCAGGTAATAATGGCCGAACAGAAGCAGCTGGAAGCAATTGCGAATGAGACCCCATCAGTCACCGGATTGAGACGTCAGCCCACCAAATATCCCCACGGCCTCAACATCACGGTGCAGACCATCGACGATGATAATGAGGGATCTCCGAAAGATCACAGTGACTACTCCCATGCCTCCGGCGAATCGTGCTGGAGTGAGACCCAGAAATACCACATTGGAATGCTGGGGAGTCCCGAAACCCTGGCCGAACTTCAAGTTCGACGGTACAAGTACCCATTGACggctaattattatttgaacaGCAAGTTGGAAAGGCCCGAAAAGCCAACACCCTGGATGCTGTTGGGTTATGCTCGAAGTGTGTGCAGGTGGAAGTACCTGAGGTGGCCCATTATATTTGTGGCCAGCGTTTTGCTGTTCTTCGGGCTGATCACCTACTGTCTATGGCTTCACGATGTCAGTGTGGCTAGAGCCAAATTGCTCCAGCGTCGCTATGAAGCCACTCTAACATCCACGAGCTCGAGCAGCAACGAGGTCTGGGATGAGGAAACCACCAGCTCCACCGAAAGGTCGCCCCAGGAAACCACACGACTCGAAGACATTGATGACAGCGATGAGAGCACGGAGCTGCCTGAAATAGCGTTCGGTGACGATGGAGACCCAGAGGCTGGAGGTgaagatggcgatggcgactACGATGACACCTTGCTGCCAGCGGACAGTATTAGATTCACCTCCGGGCATCAAAACAGCTTTGGGGTTCCCATCGAGCAAGACAAGAgaatgctgcagttgctcaaAGAAGTGAGTTATAGCTAAAGCATTCGCTTTTAGTactatagttttttttaataacttcGGATGAGTTCCAACCGTATGTGTGCTTCCCTGTCAGATAATTATCACCCATGCccttatattatttttcagttACTGCATAAACCCCAGGCGACTCCCGCTGGTAACGAGCCTACTTTGACCCGGGTGTCCCCCACCCTGCCACCACCCCTGTCGGCCAGTGGGCGGCCCACAGAGGCGATGGCCTTGACCACCCCCTCAACGACGAACAGTGGCTGCCAGTCGACCATGCTGCCCATGTGCCAGGGAGTGCTCGACTACGATCTCACCTTCAATCGCGAGGGTGCGGCACCGCGGGACGCCGTATCCATGGCAGCCTACGAGAGCCTCATCCGGGCAAATTGCTCCGTCAGGGCGGCTGAGTTCATTTGTGGCGCCCTGGAACCCGAGTGTCGACCCCTGCATATCGGACAGCTGCCTCCTTGTCGTCGCATCTGCAAGGGTAAGGAAGAatgattatttatataatgaaACGCCATTTAACTTATGCCATAGCAAATACGAAGTTATTACgtgttaaaaatatgtattcatttttaaaaacgtTTAACTATTTCTCAGCCATTTTGGAAGCCTGTTCCATAGCGATTTACAATTCGGATGTCCTTGGCGAGCTCTTCGACTGCAATCTCTATCCCGATGCCCACGAGAGCCACAAGTGCGAGGATCCCACAAGGCGACGTGACTATTGCTACGGAAATGAGTTCCAGTGCCATGATGGGAGTTGCATTCCCCAGAACTGGCAGTGTGACAAGATCAAGGATTGCCAAGGTGGCGAAGATGAGGATGAGCAATGTTTGGTGTGCGAACCGGACGAATTCCGCTGCCGTTCAAATGAAAAGTGTCTCGTAGAAAAGTATCGATGTGATCAAAATATTGACTGCATGGATGGAAGTGATGAACAAGACTGCGATGAGTACGGCTCGGGAGATTTGGCTCCGTTCGATGAGTCTGAACTGAATGCCTTTCCAAGGGTATTCTCCTATGCCAGTTTCCTATCACCCAACGAGACGAATGACAAAGTATATACGTACATTACGGCCAGCACCGATGAGGACGCGGGCACGGAAACCAAGTTCCAGATTCACCAGGTGGCCGCGCCTGCACCTCCAGTGAATTCCAGTGCAGAGGAAGGCGCTGGTGGTCCTAAAGGATTTGGTAAGGTGACAAGCCAACTcaattttacatatatttaatacatgCATTGCATAGACTTTAAATCAAGTTCCGAGTGTAAATACCTGCACTCttgcttttttaaataataatttttatataccATGTTTCAATCAATATATTTTCTCAGTAAACTTTCGTGACAGCAAGGAGATAATGATGACCAGTGATTCGGAGACCAAGTTCAAGTATTCCCAGAGAGCCAATCGAACTTCGGTGAAATTTAGCGTATCAGCACCCACAACTCCGGCGGCCAGAACAGCAAGTGCGATTCCCAGTTCAGCTTTGGTTCAGCAGCGCGAAAGAACCACAagtaccaccaccaccagtacCACCACAAGTACCACCACCAGTAGCATCACCAGTACTCCCAGCATCACCAGCACCACTTTAATCCCAATTAATGCAGCCACATCAGAGCCCAATCCTTACGAAGTGGTAACTTCCCCAGGAGGATGTCCTCCGCAAGAGCTTCGTTGTGTGAGTGGCAAGTGCATCACTGTCAGTCAATTGTGCGATAAGGTAAGAAAAAGCTCAAGTCCTTTGTTTCTTAGTTCACAATCaatcatatttttaaactcatttatataaatataatagtatttaagtgaaacgaaaacaatgaAATAGTTACAAAGTTGTTTTGTACGTACTTCCTGCAGCAAATTGATTGTCCCGATGCTGCCGACGAACTAATGTGCGTTTATCGGGAGCGCCCAAGTAGGAGGCGCACCACCTCgaccactgcaccacccacaacaTCATCGGCACCACCAGAGACAAGCGCTGCAACAACCACAGGTCCGGTGAGCAGTACAAGGCGTTCGTTGAGGACCACGCCCAATCGAAGTCGAAAGCCCAAGTCTTAGAGTGatgtatcttgtatctaatgtttatttatgtcTCTATTATTTCTCTCCACTTGTATTTTCTTCGCTCGCTATATGTATGATAAATGATGTATTTGTAAATCTTTGTTAGTGTCTAAGTTGTCTAGTGTTTAGAGTTGTTTGACTATTTGTATGCGcgtgaaaattgtattttttgcaaTGAATAAAGTTTAAGATGTGAGTAGTAGCATAAATGATAAACGTGAAAATGGGGTAAGCTCGGTGctcattattttctttattgttcCAAGCTATTAATCTCCTCCATCTTTGCACCGACTAACCTTGTCGGGAACATATAAGCAATCCAGAAAACAtataattttctttgtttcGTACTTTCGAAAGCCATAAACATATACTCATATGGACAATGCTCTAacgaaattcaaatgaaatcgaTACAATTAAAGTCGGGACATTATTTCACAACAACAACCTTGGTCGTTGGTCAGTATGGCCCACGCATTCAAAAGACCGAGACCATTTGGTTTGGGCAATTCAATTAACCAGTCCATTGTTATCGATTCGGTGGTGCAGTGAATGCTACGGAGTCCATTATCTATATGAGTGTGTGCTTAGCTGGCTGCAGTACACTcggaaaaatgtaaaagtcCTTTCAACATGCTTTTGGATTTCATAGTTCAGCTGTTCAACTGTTCAAAATGTCGGAATTATAACTATTCTAAGCCGTCTTAAATTCATGATTAATTCttgaataaatgaaaatagaaCATTTTGGATAGTGTACAGCAAAATTTATTAGGCAGTCGACAAACAGATCCGGCTTTTATAATGCTGCCCGAAATTAAAAGAGACAACAACGGGCGACAACACTTGTCAAGGCAGATTAAATTGCAGTCTGTGGCTTTTAGAGGAACTCCTACCCGAAACTCAACTCCGGTTTAGAATCCAACTGACAGCCCATTTCTGTTGAAATTTTTCGCTTAGGGGCTGCTGGTGGCGGATTGCGAACATTCTTCTGTCGAATTTCTGCACAACCACAAAAGTTAAATGCGCTTTGATTTCACCCCAGAATCATACGAAAACCGATTGGCAAAAACAAGGGAAAACAATCCGAAAAGCGAgttttggtttaatttttttcttttttttttttgcggggCACATTTCTGATTGATTGCCATCAAAAATCCGCTTTTGGCATAACGGCAAATGTGATTTGATTGCTGTCATTGTTCCGGGCCCAGAGACTATTAATATATGTTTTCGGCACAATCCCTAATCCCAACATTGGGCAATTGGGCGAAGACGAAAAACCACCCGAAAAACTGCACGAAAATTAGGgataaaaaatgatatttgaTTTCCTGTAGTTTACTACTCTTTTTTGTGTTGCTTTGCAGCCATTTGATACGTTTCATACGCTTTTGACAGCTGTCAGGCATCTACATTTTCACCTTAATTAAGTGATATTAATCGTCTTTGCCAATCTGCAACTTTCATCTCGAAATGATTCAGGGGAAAAAAGGTGCTAAACGTTTTTCGGACGCGTGCCGAAAAACGCCCCGAAAACAGAACTAAACGGAAATTTAAAACCCAAAAAACTCATACTCATTACTCGTATTAAAAG encodes:
- the LOC6739224 gene encoding uncharacterized protein LOC6739224 isoform X2; its protein translation is MAEQKQLEAIANETPSVTGLRRQPTKYPHGLNITVQTIDDDNEGSPKDHSDYSHASGESCWSETQKYHIGMLGSPETLAELQVRRYKYPLTANYYLNSKLERPEKPTPWMLLGYARSVCRWKYLRWPIIFVASVLLFFGLITYCLWLHDVSVARAKLLQRRYEATLTSTSSSSNEVWDEETTSSTERSPQETTRLEDIDDSDESTELPEIAFGDDGDPEAGGEDGDGDYDDTLLPADSIRFTSGHQNSFGVPIEQDKRMLQLLKELLHKPQATPAGNEPTLTRVSPTLPPPLSASGRPTEAMALTTPSTTNSGCQSTMLPMCQGVLDYDLTFNREGAAPRDAVSMAAYESLIRANCSVRAAEFICGALEPECRPLHIGQLPPCRRICKAILEACSIAIYNSDVLGELFDCNLYPDAHESHKCEDPTRRRDYCYGNEFQCHDGSCIPQNWQCDKIKDCQGGEDEDEQCLVCEPDEFRCRSNEKCLVEKYRCDQNIDCMDGSDEQDCDEYGSGDLAPFDESELNAFPRVFSYASFLSPNETNDKVYTYITASTDEDAGTETKFQIHQVAAPAPPVNSSAEEGAGGPKGFGK
- the LOC6739224 gene encoding uncharacterized protein LOC6739224 isoform X1 encodes the protein MAEQKQLEAIANETPSVTGLRRQPTKYPHGLNITVQTIDDDNEGSPKDHSDYSHASGESCWSETQKYHIGMLGSPETLAELQVRRYKYPLTANYYLNSKLERPEKPTPWMLLGYARSVCRWKYLRWPIIFVASVLLFFGLITYCLWLHDVSVARAKLLQRRYEATLTSTSSSSNEVWDEETTSSTERSPQETTRLEDIDDSDESTELPEIAFGDDGDPEAGGEDGDGDYDDTLLPADSIRFTSGHQNSFGVPIEQDKRMLQLLKELLHKPQATPAGNEPTLTRVSPTLPPPLSASGRPTEAMALTTPSTTNSGCQSTMLPMCQGVLDYDLTFNREGAAPRDAVSMAAYESLIRANCSVRAAEFICGALEPECRPLHIGQLPPCRRICKAILEACSIAIYNSDVLGELFDCNLYPDAHESHKCEDPTRRRDYCYGNEFQCHDGSCIPQNWQCDKIKDCQGGEDEDEQCLVCEPDEFRCRSNEKCLVEKYRCDQNIDCMDGSDEQDCDEYGSGDLAPFDESELNAFPRVFSYASFLSPNETNDKVYTYITASTDEDAGTETKFQIHQVAAPAPPVNSSAEEGAGGPKGFVNFRDSKEIMMTSDSETKFKYSQRANRTSVKFSVSAPTTPAARTASAIPSSALVQQRERTTSTTTTSTTTSTTTSSITSTPSITSTTLIPINAATSEPNPYEVVTSPGGCPPQELRCVSGKCITVSQLCDKQIDCPDAADELMCVYRERPSRRRTTSTTAPPTTSSAPPETSAATTTGPVSSTRRSLRTTPNRSRKPKS